In Saccharicrinis fermentans DSM 9555 = JCM 21142, a genomic segment contains:
- a CDS encoding polyamine aminopropyltransferase — translation MFVVVMFKVKNRYSAILMAAIFATGFSGIVAEYLLSTLASYFLGDSTVQWALIVSTMMFSMGLGSRISKSFESRLTEKFLMLEFILSLVVSFVPLIVYTASAYMQSLSILIYSCSITIGILIGMEIPLVTRINDQYDDLRVNISKVLENDYYGSLLGGVFFAFIGIPFLGINYTPFVLGLVNFSVAIGVYIFLKKYIDSGFKKYFNVAIVFISIIIIGGAFMADPIIKYGEQRKYKDKVVYAEQTRYQRIVITQWKKDFWLYLNGNQQLCTMDEMMYHEPLVHPAMSLHPLPKDVLVFGGGDGCAVREILKYQTTDKITLVDLDPAMTKLGMEYPLLTELNKGALSNKKVEILNKDGFVFLNEDTAFYDVVIIDLPDPRTVELGRLYSEEFYRTAYKHLRPGGVIITQAGSPYFATKAFKCIIKTMESAGFNTIALHNQVITLGEWGWSLGVKTDGAYPLKKALQSLRFKDIETRWIDHEAMQLITSFGKNIYPGQSDSVQVNKIQDPVLYRYYLKGNWDLY, via the coding sequence GTGTTTGTAGTTGTAATGTTTAAAGTAAAAAACAGGTATTCCGCCATATTGATGGCGGCTATTTTTGCTACCGGATTCAGTGGAATCGTAGCAGAGTATCTTCTTTCGACGCTGGCAAGCTATTTTTTGGGTGATTCTACCGTGCAATGGGCCCTCATTGTGTCTACTATGATGTTTTCTATGGGATTAGGAAGCCGCATAAGTAAGTCGTTTGAGAGTCGCCTGACGGAGAAGTTTTTAATGTTGGAGTTTATTCTTTCACTGGTTGTCTCCTTTGTGCCGCTGATTGTTTATACCGCTTCAGCTTACATGCAATCGCTGTCTATCCTTATTTATTCCTGTAGCATAACGATTGGTATTCTTATTGGTATGGAGATTCCATTGGTTACCCGTATTAATGATCAATATGATGATTTAAGGGTAAATATCTCAAAAGTACTGGAAAACGATTATTATGGGAGTCTGTTAGGTGGTGTTTTTTTTGCTTTTATTGGTATTCCCTTTTTAGGTATTAATTATACTCCTTTTGTTTTGGGGCTGGTCAACTTTAGTGTGGCTATTGGGGTATATATATTCTTAAAAAAGTATATTGATTCCGGATTCAAGAAATATTTTAACGTGGCCATCGTCTTTATATCTATTATCATTATAGGTGGAGCTTTTATGGCGGATCCGATTATTAAATATGGCGAGCAAAGAAAATATAAAGACAAGGTTGTTTATGCTGAGCAAACAAGATATCAAAGAATTGTAATTACGCAGTGGAAAAAGGATTTTTGGCTTTATTTGAATGGGAACCAACAGCTGTGTACGATGGATGAAATGATGTATCACGAACCCTTGGTTCATCCGGCTATGAGTTTGCATCCTCTCCCCAAAGATGTTTTAGTGTTTGGAGGGGGAGATGGATGTGCTGTTCGGGAGATATTAAAGTATCAGACGACTGACAAAATTACCTTGGTGGATCTTGATCCTGCTATGACTAAGTTGGGAATGGAATATCCATTGTTGACAGAACTTAATAAGGGAGCACTATCAAATAAAAAAGTGGAAATACTGAATAAGGATGGCTTTGTGTTTTTGAACGAGGATACTGCCTTTTACGATGTAGTGATCATTGACCTTCCTGATCCGCGAACGGTGGAGTTGGGAAGACTGTATTCGGAAGAATTTTACAGAACGGCGTATAAACATCTCAGACCTGGCGGGGTTATCATTACGCAAGCAGGAAGTCCTTATTTTGCAACCAAAGCTTTTAAATGTATTATTAAAACGATGGAGAGTGCCGGTTTTAATACCATAGCTCTGCATAATCAAGTGATTACCCTAGGTGAATGGGGGTGGAGTCTAGGTGTTAAGACAGATGGGGCTTATCCATTGAAAAAAGCACTTCAATCCTTGCGTTTTAAAGATATTGAAACACGTTGGATCGATCATGAAGCCATGCAGTTAATAACTTCCTTTGGAAAAAATATTTATCCCGGTCAAAGTGATTCTGTTCAGGTAAATAAAATTCAGGATCCAGTACTTTACAGGTATTATTTAAAGGGTAATTGGGATTTGTATTAA
- the speD gene encoding S-adenosylmethionine decarboxylase: MKEIQHKHLPPQIFNLKAWVVLVDESQLQKIFSDILSRAGFNVLDYSSHQFPVNGFSAFWLLAESHLAIHTFTNSGWCYVELSSCNKEKAFRFKELVKEALVKVTWDDEIKCSEPNTQYS; this comes from the coding sequence ATGAAAGAGATACAACATAAACACCTTCCGCCTCAAATATTCAATTTAAAAGCTTGGGTTGTTTTGGTGGATGAGAGTCAATTACAAAAGATTTTTTCAGATATTCTGTCTAGGGCTGGATTTAACGTGCTGGATTACTCTTCGCATCAATTTCCGGTAAATGGTTTTTCTGCTTTTTGGTTGTTGGCGGAGTCGCATTTAGCTATACATACTTTTACCAACAGTGGCTGGTGTTATGTTGAGTTATCTAGTTGTAATAAAGAAAAGGCCTTTCGGTTTAAAGAATTGGTGAAAGAGGCTTTGGTGAAGGTCACTTGGGATGATGAGATTAAGTGTAGTGAGCCAAATACACAATATAGTTAA
- a CDS encoding potassium channel family protein, which translates to MKNKKLLYLGVVVYVILIYIIALIEKSAPNANIKSLTDAVWYTVVTLTTVGYGDFYPVTTVGKVLGLFIILGSMGILGYLIGEVTYRINIYMDKKKTGYFGTTFEDHFVIIGWNIFAHQVADQIYNAGHKIALVTNSKNDLELFNDLYESDHSFALFADYKNMEAYKKINITKSKAVFINFKEDTETLVFVLNIKKEFPRLNIVINCTNPELKATLENTGVNHVVARHEVASRMVASFLFEPHVAEFTADLISTGVDDYDQDIRQFKVGDTNPYVGQRYLDAFVNMKRELNIILIGLVVDGKLIKNPADDQLIAPDNYLIVISRGSDKARLEKIFAVREGF; encoded by the coding sequence ATGAAAAATAAAAAGCTATTATACTTAGGTGTTGTTGTTTACGTTATCCTTATTTATATTATTGCGCTTATAGAGAAATCAGCTCCGAATGCCAATATAAAATCTTTAACAGATGCAGTATGGTATACGGTTGTTACCCTGACTACCGTTGGCTATGGCGATTTTTATCCAGTGACAACAGTAGGAAAGGTGCTTGGGTTGTTTATTATCCTGGGAAGTATGGGTATACTCGGGTATTTAATAGGTGAAGTTACATACAGAATAAATATTTATATGGATAAAAAGAAAACCGGGTATTTTGGGACAACCTTCGAGGATCATTTTGTGATCATTGGTTGGAATATATTTGCCCATCAGGTGGCCGATCAGATATACAATGCAGGTCATAAAATTGCCTTGGTGACCAATTCTAAAAATGATTTGGAGTTGTTCAATGATTTGTATGAAAGTGATCATAGCTTTGCTTTGTTTGCTGACTACAAAAATATGGAGGCCTACAAAAAGATTAATATCACCAAGAGTAAAGCTGTTTTTATTAATTTTAAGGAAGATACTGAAACACTGGTTTTTGTGTTGAATATTAAGAAGGAATTCCCTCGTTTAAATATTGTGATTAACTGTACAAATCCGGAATTGAAAGCAACCTTGGAGAACACAGGGGTTAATCATGTAGTCGCCCGCCACGAAGTAGCTTCAAGGATGGTGGCCAGCTTTTTGTTTGAGCCACACGTGGCTGAATTTACCGCGGACCTTATTTCCACAGGAGTTGATGATTATGATCAGGATATACGACAGTTTAAAGTAGGGGATACTAATCCCTATGTGGGACAAAGGTATTTGGATGCTTTTGTTAATATGAAAAGGGAATTAAATATTATTTTGATTGGTTTGGTGGTAGATGGTAAACTAATAAAGAACCCGGCCGATGATCAGCTCATTGCACCGGATAATTATCTGATTGTTATCTCAAGAGGGAGTGATAAGGCTAGGTTGGAAAAAATATTTGCGGTCAGGGAAGGATTCTGA
- a CDS encoding tetratricopeptide repeat protein, with amino-acid sequence MFFLVLFTHLLQYADAQDAIYDANGEEINVEAYFSKAEENIALGDIKEATRYINAVAEGYWNKKDYYKAIEYYIRSIKLNSEIGNESGIGAISCNLGMIHADLQDYETSLKYFNTAISIRKKLKETNGLISAHINASVVLNKLERYAESIENLEDALLLATENSDADQMKSCYGMLAETYEKQGDGEKMIAYYNLYRTFHELVERSKRQDVLEKAREAELKAQNLASQKRIKELELINAQQKLAEQKKLLTQKDTVYNQLMLEHSKSELANALINNYLQLKDLKISQSTEKLKREEIFVRVLSILVLTVLTLLLLLFYFHQQKRKSNKVLSKQNAEINRQHHEILEQQKELERYYNIISLRNEHITSSINYAKLIQQAVLGKKSDISALFKDAFIFFRPKDIVSGDFYWFKKVNGYAMLAVADCTGHGVPGALMSMLGINLINQITNSGIHEVDAILEQLSIGVNKALNENVNMVSSDGMDISLLCIDEKNKQMYFSGAKHNLYYIQDKKLKVLKGDRCSIGSYGASHFKTKRFTKYQVDISLPTSIYAFSDGIVDQFNESDDKKFMRSRLRSLLLRIYTKTGAEQKALISKTFNDWKGRQTQTDDVLLIGVNWQPIHEVMM; translated from the coding sequence TTGTTTTTTCTTGTCTTGTTTACTCATTTGTTGCAATATGCGGATGCCCAAGATGCCATTTATGATGCCAATGGGGAGGAGATAAATGTTGAAGCTTATTTTAGCAAGGCAGAGGAAAATATTGCTTTGGGAGATATCAAGGAAGCAACCAGATATATCAATGCTGTTGCTGAAGGATATTGGAATAAGAAGGATTATTATAAGGCTATTGAATATTATATTAGGTCGATTAAGTTAAATTCAGAGATAGGTAACGAAAGTGGAATCGGGGCGATATCCTGTAATTTAGGAATGATTCATGCCGATCTGCAAGATTATGAAACTTCGTTAAAGTATTTTAATACGGCTATTTCTATCCGAAAAAAACTAAAAGAGACCAATGGTTTAATTTCTGCACATATCAATGCATCGGTGGTTCTGAATAAGTTGGAGCGCTATGCTGAATCTATAGAGAATCTTGAAGATGCCCTTTTGTTAGCCACCGAAAATAGTGATGCCGACCAGATGAAAAGTTGTTATGGTATGCTGGCTGAAACATATGAAAAACAGGGGGATGGCGAAAAAATGATAGCTTATTATAACCTGTATCGTACATTTCATGAACTAGTGGAGCGTAGCAAAAGGCAGGATGTGCTGGAAAAGGCCCGTGAAGCAGAACTGAAAGCGCAGAACCTTGCCTCCCAAAAAAGAATCAAAGAATTAGAGTTGATCAATGCGCAACAAAAATTGGCAGAACAGAAAAAATTATTGACGCAAAAGGATACGGTGTACAACCAATTGATGCTGGAACATTCTAAAAGTGAGTTGGCCAATGCTTTGATCAATAATTATCTACAACTGAAAGACCTAAAAATTTCTCAGAGTACAGAAAAGTTAAAAAGAGAAGAGATATTTGTTCGTGTATTGTCAATTCTGGTATTGACTGTTTTGACTTTGTTACTTCTTTTGTTTTATTTTCATCAGCAAAAGCGAAAATCTAATAAGGTACTTAGTAAGCAGAATGCCGAAATAAATCGTCAACACCATGAAATTCTAGAACAACAAAAAGAACTGGAAAGGTATTACAACATCATCAGTTTAAGGAACGAGCATATTACCAGTAGTATCAACTATGCCAAGTTGATACAGCAGGCTGTTCTTGGAAAAAAAAGTGATATCAGTGCATTGTTTAAAGACGCCTTTATATTCTTTAGGCCCAAGGATATTGTAAGTGGTGATTTTTACTGGTTCAAAAAGGTGAATGGATATGCGATGTTGGCAGTGGCCGATTGTACAGGTCATGGTGTGCCGGGAGCTCTGATGTCTATGTTAGGTATTAATTTAATTAATCAGATAACCAATAGTGGTATTCATGAGGTAGATGCTATACTGGAGCAGTTAAGTATTGGTGTTAACAAGGCTTTAAATGAGAATGTTAATATGGTGAGTAGTGATGGTATGGATATTTCCTTACTGTGTATTGACGAAAAAAATAAACAGATGTATTTTTCTGGGGCAAAGCACAATCTATACTACATACAGGATAAGAAATTGAAGGTGCTAAAGGGTGATCGTTGTTCAATAGGTAGTTATGGAGCGTCTCATTTTAAAACTAAGAGATTCACTAAGTACCAGGTGGATATTTCACTGCCCACATCGATTTATGCTTTTTCTGATGGTATAGTGGATCAGTTTAATGAAAGTGATGATAAGAAGTTTATGCGCTCGCGATTGAGGTCGCTTCTGCTTAGAATTTATACGAAAACAGGGGCCGAACAAAAAGCCTTGATCAGTAAGACCTTTAACGATTGGAAAGGGCGGCAAACACAAACAGATGATGTTCTGTTGATAGGTGTTAATTGGCAACCTATACATGAAGTTATGATGTGA